A region from the Mesomycoplasma hyopneumoniae J genome encodes:
- a CDS encoding MIP/aquaporin family protein: MNNLFFLSEFLGTAILILLGNGVNYSVNATKMFANQSGKWIVIALGWALGVLLGIIISNGIIENAPAHLNPAVSIFFGIIFQNSELLALIPFQFLGAIFAQVILNFINWSHIKETKAEIIAACHHTSPAFKKSYISNFFYEFIGTTVLLAAIFLLNKTFSTMKPVIVALIVLSLGLSLGSSTGYAVNPARDFGPRLVYFLFANLVLKRRKEFAAIKNWQEIFGFSYSLNPIIAPSLAGLILGLIIYAL; encoded by the coding sequence ATGAATAATCTCTTTTTTTTATCAGAATTTCTTGGGACTGCGATACTAATTTTACTCGGAAATGGCGTAAATTATAGTGTAAATGCGACTAAAATGTTTGCAAATCAATCTGGGAAATGAATTGTGATTGCACTAGGTTGAGCTCTTGGGGTACTTTTAGGAATAATTATTTCAAATGGAATTATCGAAAATGCGCCGGCTCATCTAAATCCGGCAGTTTCAATATTTTTTGGCATTATTTTTCAAAATAGCGAATTACTTGCGCTGATTCCTTTTCAGTTTTTAGGGGCAATTTTTGCTCAAGTTATTCTAAATTTTATCAACTGAAGTCATATAAAGGAAACAAAAGCAGAAATTATCGCTGCCTGCCATCATACTAGCCCTGCTTTTAAAAAATCATATATATCTAATTTTTTCTATGAATTTATCGGAACTACCGTTTTATTAGCAGCAATTTTTTTATTAAATAAAACTTTTTCAACAATGAAACCAGTAATTGTTGCACTAATTGTGCTCTCACTTGGACTTTCACTAGGATCTTCGACTGGATATGCAGTTAATCCCGCCCGTGATTTTGGCCCAAGATTAGTTTATTTTCTTTTTGCTAATCTAGTTTTAAAAAGAAGAAAGGAATTTGCTGCCATTAAAAATTGGCAAGAGATTTTTGGATTTTCTTATTCCTTAAATCCGATTATTGCTCCTAGTTTAGCAGGTCTAATTCTTGGATTAATTATTTATGCACTTTAG
- a CDS encoding HinT-interacting membrane complex lipoprotein P60 yields MKTRFKKKKNWYTSLFFLVLNFSFLSLSSCRVITETSEKAQEDKKISSEIVKNYIENAFVENILQENVFKTTSPKLVLEFENTNSEFYKNTKEAFNFYQKYQVSLDPTFSLKLVADLQEKNALSSADFAILSAQAGYNKLFDSQAFIILYKNFATGISQIVNKMLLVKYYLVSLGPDLIKDSQIYKDGIAASASFTTKEIFENIDPNSPDFFLIHLLLTKNPVQIWQFESSDQSSISTFSQLKVKDLNSFNNLLRSENITSKLTRKEKDFEKLAKNDSLDTTNMLGYAGILYRQDANLADLSFQFEDLRKQGEVKSGFLDPQSNRIWSSEQIRNFSLINKAKMFPVELRPNFDFKTGKDKVQISDFEIKNDNSLPEAKYKIKAIIPSREGSGNNFFVSVIVEIELGSAKYFYNVDVSWDETKAYYYPEIKPQGEDLPKLSQGIPTTFKDLSKISVKYVNKLAPLYDKIVQGENGKRAYFSLENTPWNTQEQKIKLAYSLYLADETGIYRDAKNFFEGLGYKIESKDEIIKLD; encoded by the coding sequence GTGAAAACTCGATTCAAAAAGAAAAAAAACTGGTATACATCTCTATTTTTTCTAGTACTAAATTTTTCCTTTCTTAGTCTTAGTAGCTGCAGAGTTATAACTGAGACTTCAGAAAAAGCACAAGAAGATAAAAAAATTAGTTCTGAAATTGTAAAAAATTATATCGAGAATGCTTTTGTTGAAAACATTTTACAAGAAAATGTTTTCAAAACAACAAGTCCAAAACTTGTTTTAGAATTTGAAAATACAAATTCGGAATTTTATAAAAATACAAAAGAAGCTTTTAATTTTTATCAAAAATACCAGGTTAGCCTTGATCCGACTTTTTCACTTAAATTAGTCGCTGATCTCCAGGAAAAAAACGCACTTTCAAGCGCAGATTTTGCCATTCTTTCAGCCCAGGCAGGTTATAATAAATTATTTGATAGTCAGGCTTTTATTATTTTATATAAAAATTTTGCTACTGGAATTTCCCAAATTGTTAATAAGATGCTTTTAGTAAAATATTATCTTGTTAGTCTTGGACCTGATTTAATAAAAGATTCACAAATTTATAAGGATGGAATTGCAGCTTCAGCCTCTTTTACAACAAAGGAAATTTTTGAAAATATAGACCCAAATTCTCCTGATTTTTTCCTAATTCACCTACTTTTAACGAAAAATCCGGTTCAAATTTGACAATTTGAATCAAGTGATCAAAGTAGTATTTCAACCTTTTCACAACTAAAAGTTAAGGATCTAAACTCATTTAACAACCTTTTACGCAGCGAAAATATTACTTCAAAACTTACAAGAAAAGAAAAAGACTTTGAAAAATTAGCAAAAAATGATAGTCTTGATACAACAAATATGCTTGGATATGCCGGGATTTTGTATCGTCAAGATGCAAATTTAGCAGATTTAAGCTTTCAATTTGAAGATTTACGCAAGCAAGGCGAAGTCAAATCCGGCTTTTTAGATCCACAGTCAAATCGAATTTGATCTTCTGAACAAATTAGAAATTTTAGCCTAATTAATAAAGCGAAAATGTTTCCAGTAGAACTAAGGCCAAATTTTGACTTTAAAACAGGTAAAGATAAGGTCCAAATTTCTGATTTTGAAATTAAAAATGATAACAGTCTTCCTGAGGCAAAATATAAAATTAAAGCAATTATCCCTTCTCGAGAAGGTTCTGGTAATAATTTTTTTGTTAGTGTAATTGTTGAGATCGAACTTGGTTCAGCAAAATATTTTTATAATGTTGATGTTAGTTGGGATGAGACAAAAGCATATTATTATCCTGAAATTAAACCCCAAGGTGAAGATCTTCCAAAACTTAGTCAAGGAATCCCAACAACTTTTAAAGATCTTTCAAAAATTTCGGTTAAATACGTTAATAAATTAGCGCCTTTATATGATAAAATAGTGCAAGGCGAAAACGGAAAACGAGCCTATTTTTCTCTTGAAAATACACCTTGAAATACCCAAGAACAAAAAATAAAACTCGCTTATTCTTTATATTTAGCCGATGAGACCGGAATTTATCGGGATGCAAAAAACTTTTTTGAAGGACTTGGTTATAAAATTGAATCAAAAGACGAGATTATCAAACTAGATTAG
- a CDS encoding DnaD domain protein — translation MHPCFVISKFDFNKNDLNNLLYFYYPIIGSQCSTLFRYLLSIKNVDETVDYEFLEKIFEINFENFNKNREILESLNLIETFYDSEQKKYFINLKAPLNSNQIDKNPYLKSLIVQKITLSTYTNLIQKFKNTQKISKNKQIDTLNLRNLSKKFYELFELNSEKINNLLTFPEDFDNEKAKKGLDFEDYHLYLAKKIIRPRVRNALKAYQNERNFSNYAINCVIDYCYKTNNQIIFNYMKKILDDLWDNKIINGKDVEIELKEIFKQKQKNSQKLLILKNKNNLVYIEDEKQLEKNSKFSNLETKNNLGEIDWIVDELNSGEGWL, via the coding sequence ATGCATCCTTGTTTTGTAATTTCTAAATTTGATTTTAACAAAAATGATTTAAATAACTTGTTATACTTTTATTATCCGATTATTGGATCGCAATGCTCTACATTATTTCGATACCTTTTAAGTATTAAAAATGTTGATGAGACAGTGGATTATGAATTTTTAGAAAAAATTTTTGAAATTAATTTTGAAAATTTTAATAAAAATCGGGAAATTTTAGAATCACTAAATTTGATTGAAACATTTTATGATTCTGAACAAAAAAAATATTTTATTAATTTAAAGGCTCCATTGAATTCAAATCAAATCGATAAAAATCCATATCTTAAATCATTAATTGTTCAAAAAATAACATTATCCACATATACAAATTTAATTCAAAAATTTAAAAATACACAAAAAATTAGTAAAAATAAGCAAATTGATACATTAAATTTACGTAATCTTTCAAAAAAATTTTATGAACTCTTTGAGTTGAATAGCGAAAAAATTAATAATTTACTTACTTTTCCAGAAGATTTTGATAATGAAAAAGCAAAAAAAGGCTTGGATTTTGAGGACTATCATCTATATCTAGCAAAAAAAATAATACGACCACGGGTGCGAAATGCATTAAAAGCATACCAAAATGAAAGGAATTTTTCAAATTATGCAATTAACTGTGTAATTGATTATTGTTATAAAACTAATAATCAAATAATTTTTAATTATATGAAAAAAATTCTTGATGATTTATGAGATAATAAAATAATTAATGGGAAAGATGTTGAAATTGAATTAAAAGAAATTTTTAAACAGAAACAGAAAAATAGTCAAAAATTACTTATTTTGAAAAACAAAAATAATTTAGTTTACATCGAAGATGAAAAACAACTTGAAAAAAATAGTAAATTTTCAAATTTAGAAACAAAAAATAATTTAGGGGAAATTGACTGAATTGTTGATGAATTAAATTCAGGTGAAGGTTGACTCTAA
- a CDS encoding APC family permease: protein MTLKSSRKLGFFAALSMLVSSVVGIGIFFKNQSVADITGYNGYAWLFAWIIGGIISLFAAITFSEISFLKPTKLNGLPNWTWQTAGKKMGYGVLFNYSFYYSGILSIVLGFFSSEITIFFLQTAGADINVPVWGHLIIGTVFCIFFTSLNYISIKTSGWIALASTILKFIPLVFAVFAGILFPKTYNAGGSNAFVQTATNSFNFAKLILALPPVLFAYDSFLSVGSIHNRIEKANKRVPIIIIVGMIIIAVVYTLIGLSSALHNQGTISGLISDVFPKSSAKSISIFVGFFLLISTYGVTNSLSATYVNSVTDLVKLNAIVGAFSLKKKMSQVKVTICYLTIILFFWALIIYIPSVSVPFPSANNSGSGYGTDVVVDSMSNFPTLIFMWVYMAVIIAYARKRKQLMDSSKQINKTLFWTAAIISSILILTAMVAYIYAQIDAVTNEKNSSSGSGVFAANGLILTNQGNFLILIFHLFVFSTLPFINYLLIKIVDKINVLDYFKASEIENLESKTTTRT, encoded by the coding sequence ATGACGCTTAAAAGTTCGCGAAAGCTAGGTTTTTTTGCAGCCCTGTCAATGTTAGTAAGCTCGGTTGTTGGAATCGGGATTTTCTTTAAAAATCAAAGTGTTGCGGATATAACAGGATATAATGGTTATGCTTGACTTTTTGCTTGAATCATCGGTGGCATAATTTCACTTTTTGCGGCAATTACTTTTTCAGAAATTAGCTTTTTAAAACCAACAAAGCTCAACGGGCTGCCAAATTGAACCTGACAAACCGCTGGTAAAAAAATGGGTTATGGTGTTTTATTTAATTATAGCTTTTATTATTCAGGAATTCTAAGCATAGTTTTAGGATTTTTTTCTTCTGAAATAACAATTTTCTTTCTTCAAACAGCAGGGGCTGATATTAATGTTCCAGTTTGAGGCCATCTAATAATTGGGACAGTTTTTTGTATTTTTTTCACTAGCCTTAATTATATTTCAATAAAAACATCAGGATGAATTGCGCTTGCATCAACAATTTTAAAATTTATTCCTTTAGTATTTGCAGTTTTTGCAGGAATTCTATTTCCAAAAACTTATAATGCCGGCGGTTCTAATGCCTTTGTTCAAACAGCTACAAATAGTTTTAATTTTGCAAAATTAATTCTTGCTTTGCCTCCAGTTTTATTTGCATATGATTCATTTTTATCTGTTGGTTCAATTCATAATAGGATCGAAAAAGCAAATAAAAGAGTTCCAATAATTATTATAGTTGGGATGATAATTATTGCGGTTGTCTATACTTTGATTGGTTTATCATCTGCATTGCATAATCAGGGCACAATTAGTGGCTTGATTAGTGATGTTTTTCCAAAAAGTTCTGCAAAATCAATTAGTATTTTTGTTGGATTTTTCCTACTAATTTCTACATACGGTGTAACAAATTCCCTTAGTGCAACCTATGTAAATTCAGTTACTGATTTAGTTAAATTAAATGCGATTGTTGGCGCATTTAGTCTTAAAAAGAAAATGAGTCAAGTAAAAGTGACGATTTGTTACCTTACAATAATTTTATTTTTTTGGGCTTTAATTATTTATATCCCTTCAGTTTCTGTACCTTTTCCATCTGCTAATAATTCTGGTTCTGGTTATGGTACTGATGTTGTTGTTGATTCGATGTCCAATTTTCCAACATTAATTTTTATGTGAGTTTATATGGCTGTTATTATTGCTTATGCACGAAAAAGAAAACAACTTATGGATTCATCAAAGCAAATAAATAAAACATTATTTTGAACAGCTGCAATAATTTCTTCTATATTAATTCTTACAGCTATGGTTGCATATATTTATGCACAAATTGATGCTGTAACAAATGAAAAAAATTCAAGTTCAGGTTCTGGTGTTTTTGCAGCTAATGGGCTTATTTTAACAAATCAGGGAAATTTCTTAATTCTTATTTTTCATTTATTTGTTTTTAGCACCCTCCCTTTCATAAATTATTTATTAATAAAAATAGTTGATAAAATTAATGTACTTGATTATTTTAAAGCTAGCGAAATTGAAAATTTAGAAAGCAAAACAACCACTAGAACATAA
- the hinT gene encoding histidine triad protein HinT, with the protein MENTTLFLDIIAKKLPAKIIYEDEKVIAFYDKFPVSPGHFLVVPKNYSRNLFTISDEDFTYLIKKARELALVELKKLNAISFKLLINNEKEAQQTIFHTHIHIIPFYKKD; encoded by the coding sequence ATGGAAAATACTACTTTATTTCTAGATATAATTGCAAAAAAATTACCAGCAAAAATAATTTATGAAGATGAAAAAGTTATTGCTTTTTATGATAAATTTCCAGTTTCACCAGGTCATTTTTTGGTCGTACCAAAAAATTATTCACGAAATTTATTTACAATTAGCGATGAGGATTTTACCTATTTAATCAAAAAAGCACGTGAATTAGCACTTGTTGAGCTAAAAAAATTAAATGCAATAAGTTTTAAATTATTAATCAATAACGAAAAAGAAGCACAACAAACAATTTTTCATACTCACATCCATATTATTCCGTTTTATAAAAAAGATTAA
- a CDS encoding HinT-interacting membrane complex protein P80 has translation MKKQNIFQKIANLNSNINQEKPKKTPKNNKKVWISIIAVAGFLTVIGLGVGIPLVYSNVPKNFLYKRDPKLDIILLKSPKSNKNLKVEDLLSVFRSNHLKQKENLEEGQKYLIEFLYNQEYQASKVFQAAWENSNSDKTTGNSRNFALESFAEIRESQVKYLQDERARYQKTFGFNNWESEFNKYLNSDSRFNNAINFDQAVDALTIEKARDVAFGRFKLSFNKNFTKSDIQDRVLNDDIKDEKGKIVYKKGDKLFKDIIEIGINGFIPNIINNQNNKTEEQNVTAFLSNSYIKEYMNPQKIINEIYFDEKAPLKGNFNFFEISQISINAKPNNKDAKTPWDLSKQTLEELLTYKILKTDDNTELALKVSNNLELIEKFQGGNSEDSSQNNQDKILLSTIDYQKNKENAAVFGKQPIASLNQILNNNEAGYVFAFLGDFENSEKTDNLFSKVLFEKLKLLVFKNSPSLLVEPSLLNSKSITEIKSLNERLKNFIQGLSDNELKEAGKAFLETFGASQNDTRTKLVYKIRDNLNVVLDSSGMKVLAYNKIASLEEFNEIIKKQLQLSANNQVDPKQDATINLDQLFADISNNDFIQALLIRNLEYLKKLSEAKKTQSEQDKTEFLESIKQSAANYLNFYILDQVLKINAKLQDYISNATLNDLNADFWYNNQNERWELRSDPNTELRQAIIKRLESLFKFSY, from the coding sequence ATGAAGAAACAAAATATATTTCAGAAAATTGCTAATTTAAATTCTAATATAAACCAGGAAAAACCAAAAAAAACTCCAAAAAATAACAAAAAAGTTTGGATTTCAATTATTGCTGTAGCAGGTTTTCTAACTGTTATTGGTTTAGGTGTTGGAATTCCGCTAGTTTATTCAAATGTTCCTAAAAATTTTTTATATAAAAGAGATCCAAAATTAGATATTATCCTTCTTAAATCGCCAAAAAGTAATAAAAACCTTAAAGTTGAAGACTTATTAAGTGTTTTTAGATCCAATCATTTAAAACAAAAAGAAAATTTAGAAGAGGGTCAGAAATATTTAATCGAATTTCTTTATAATCAAGAATATCAAGCATCCAAAGTTTTCCAGGCAGCTTGAGAAAATTCTAATTCAGATAAAACGACCGGGAATTCCCGTAATTTTGCTCTTGAATCATTTGCTGAAATCCGTGAAAGTCAAGTAAAATATCTTCAAGATGAAAGAGCTAGATACCAGAAAACTTTCGGCTTTAATAATTGAGAATCTGAATTTAACAAATATCTAAATTCAGATTCTCGTTTTAATAATGCCATTAATTTTGATCAGGCAGTTGATGCTCTTACAATTGAAAAAGCTCGTGATGTTGCTTTTGGCCGATTTAAACTTAGTTTTAATAAAAATTTTACCAAAAGTGATATTCAGGACCGGGTATTAAATGATGATATCAAAGATGAAAAAGGCAAAATAGTCTATAAAAAGGGTGATAAATTATTTAAAGATATTATCGAAATCGGCATAAATGGCTTTATTCCAAATATTATAAATAACCAAAATAATAAAACTGAAGAGCAAAATGTGACTGCTTTTTTAAGCAACTCTTATATAAAAGAGTATATGAATCCCCAAAAAATTATTAATGAGATCTATTTTGATGAAAAAGCGCCTTTAAAAGGAAATTTCAATTTTTTTGAAATTTCCCAGATTAGCATTAACGCAAAACCAAATAATAAGGACGCAAAAACACCTTGGGATCTATCAAAACAAACACTTGAAGAATTATTAACTTATAAAATTCTTAAAACAGATGATAATACCGAACTTGCCCTAAAAGTAAGTAATAATCTTGAATTAATTGAGAAATTTCAAGGCGGAAATTCTGAAGATAGTAGCCAAAATAATCAGGACAAAATTCTGCTTTCAACAATTGATTATCAAAAAAACAAAGAAAATGCTGCTGTTTTTGGTAAACAGCCAATTGCATCTCTTAATCAAATTCTTAATAATAACGAGGCTGGTTATGTTTTTGCTTTCCTTGGCGATTTTGAAAATTCAGAGAAGACTGATAATCTTTTTAGCAAAGTTTTATTTGAAAAATTAAAACTTTTAGTTTTTAAAAATAGTCCAAGTTTGTTAGTTGAACCTAGTTTATTAAATTCAAAGTCAATTACTGAAATCAAATCCTTAAATGAAAGACTAAAAAACTTCATTCAGGGACTTTCAGATAACGAACTAAAAGAAGCTGGCAAGGCTTTCTTAGAAACTTTTGGGGCTAGTCAAAATGATACGCGTACCAAATTAGTCTATAAAATACGGGATAATTTAAATGTTGTCCTTGATTCAAGTGGGATGAAAGTGCTTGCTTATAATAAAATTGCAAGTCTTGAAGAATTTAATGAAATTATTAAAAAACAGTTACAATTAAGCGCAAATAATCAGGTGGATCCCAAACAGGATGCAACAATTAATTTAGACCAACTTTTTGCTGATATTTCCAATAATGATTTCATTCAGGCGCTATTAATTCGCAATTTAGAATATCTAAAGAAGCTTTCCGAGGCAAAAAAAACTCAATCAGAACAAGATAAAACTGAATTTTTAGAATCAATTAAACAATCTGCAGCTAATTATTTAAATTTTTATATTCTTGATCAGGTTTTAAAAATCAATGCAAAACTTCAGGATTATATCTCAAATGCAACTTTAAATGATTTAAATGCCGATTTTTGGTATAATAATCAAAATGAGCGTTGGGAGCTAAGATCAGATCCAAATACTGAACTTCGTCAAGCGATAATTAAGCGGCTTGAAAGCTTGTTTAAATTTAGCTATTAA
- a CDS encoding Mhp366/Mhp367 family surface (lipo)protein, with protein MKKMVKYFLVLSSISPFLVLSCTYKIESSKTKKKILPEIRSEETPEKSEDKLDPTKESKVSPVEENTQKKDVVNSQNKTEKTERTENNQTTDSNFWSESTSDLSDQTSFDFAKVNPNSTKINVNELTQASESDFSKNEVKNIAKTPTYYKYQLKNWENVIKKENETTFLGQKNDNLNIFLIKKMNNNLVDNVNAKANYYSYFNPNRLGNYYILPYFGFKSDSLEEKRYANIFTRNIRFAPGTAVFLNANSGKAAFLTNRHVLYPYHNGGPFWKVMNTKITGNSLNANLQKFLQYYDDFKIKELDNRILFRLWETKWLKDNGKELFPVDCRECKIKELTDYMQNLYNNFFEVPNFDNQGLDVAVFYFNYSKFISETESLIKYFQTNHQDLIKTIHTLANGKFEKFVSNFNEFKKYWEKISKLKPTKISEQSWDDQDFDYTTKIGMFWANNLISKNVFKGVNFRRNPQNPKLISANFFASNGPGASGSGVFNADGTLAFINGSILTINGNVRSLFYDQFRLTSHMSSGIALKTNRYNLVDQINKVYLKKE; from the coding sequence ATGAAAAAAATGGTAAAATATTTTCTAGTTTTAAGTTCTATAAGTCCTTTTTTAGTTCTAAGTTGTACTTATAAAATTGAATCTAGCAAAACTAAGAAAAAAATATTACCGGAAATAAGAAGTGAAGAAACTCCCGAAAAAAGTGAAGATAAATTAGATCCAACAAAAGAATCAAAAGTAAGTCCAGTTGAAGAAAATACCCAAAAAAAAGATGTAGTAAATAGCCAAAATAAAACAGAAAAAACAGAAAGAACGGAAAATAATCAAACCACTGATAGCAATTTTTGGTCCGAATCTACAAGTGATTTATCAGACCAAACTAGTTTTGATTTTGCTAAGGTAAATCCAAATTCAACAAAAATTAATGTTAATGAACTAACACAAGCCAGCGAAAGCGATTTTAGCAAAAATGAGGTAAAAAATATTGCTAAAACGCCAACTTATTATAAATATCAGCTTAAAAATTGGGAAAATGTTATAAAAAAAGAAAATGAAACTACTTTTTTAGGTCAGAAAAATGATAATTTAAATATTTTTCTAATAAAAAAAATGAATAATAATTTAGTCGATAATGTTAATGCAAAAGCAAATTATTATTCCTATTTTAACCCAAATAGACTAGGAAATTATTATATTCTACCTTACTTTGGATTTAAATCAGATAGTCTTGAAGAAAAAAGATATGCAAATATTTTTACTCGAAACATTCGGTTTGCCCCTGGAACTGCAGTTTTTTTAAACGCTAATTCCGGAAAAGCCGCTTTTTTAACTAACAGACACGTTTTATATCCTTACCATAACGGTGGCCCATTTTGAAAAGTAATGAATACCAAAATTACCGGTAATTCCCTTAATGCTAACTTACAAAAATTTTTACAATACTATGATGACTTTAAAATTAAAGAACTAGATAATCGGATTCTTTTTCGTCTTTGGGAAACAAAATGACTCAAAGATAATGGCAAAGAACTTTTCCCGGTTGATTGTCGAGAGTGTAAAATCAAAGAATTAACTGATTATATGCAAAATTTATATAACAACTTTTTTGAAGTTCCTAATTTTGATAATCAAGGTTTGGATGTTGCTGTTTTTTATTTTAATTATTCAAAATTTATTAGTGAAACTGAAAGTTTAATAAAATATTTTCAGACCAATCATCAAGATTTAATTAAGACAATTCATACCCTAGCAAATGGAAAATTTGAGAAATTTGTATCAAATTTTAATGAATTTAAAAAATATTGAGAAAAAATTTCAAAATTAAAACCAACTAAAATTTCTGAACAAAGTTGAGATGATCAAGACTTTGATTATACAACAAAAATTGGGATGTTTTGGGCTAATAATTTAATTTCAAAAAACGTTTTTAAAGGTGTTAATTTCCGCAGGAACCCACAAAACCCTAAACTAATTTCGGCAAACTTTTTTGCTTCTAATGGGCCAGGAGCCTCAGGTTCAGGTGTATTTAATGCCGATGGAACTTTAGCTTTTATAAATGGATCGATTTTAACAATAAATGGAAATGTTAGATCTCTCTTTTATGATCAATTTCGTTTAACCTCGCATATGTCTTCGGGAATTGCACTTAAGACAAATAGATATAATTTAGTTGATCAAATCAATAAAGTTTATTTAAAAAAGGAATAA
- a CDS encoding HAD-IIB family hydrolase — MFYKICFFDLDGTLLDIGRGRKAWISKKNSDAVRKLANKCIIVISTGRKFNSKVALIGRQIKAKFYICQNGAEIFDKNFSTLFKTGIKQEIISKIIEITKRFNFVISFNSKVFFFKNLFIKFLNFFLKSFDFRPFRQILVPENVRKILIFSVNIWKIKKFAYVLEKIFSDNLQICLIRKFRVIEITDISASKGKAVEFITKFSNISLDYALHIGDSENDISTKKIVKMLIIMQSGAKNAKKNADFIGYKRKFGVAKVINNFILEPKSAAIVGKYGSGKTTFLKKVEKFGYSVLYTDEFFHNCYLASGECFKIIKKIRPDFINENIVNKNKIRNFMLKSKQNRDLIEKSIYPFLENHLSKNHYHFVEIPNLWTKNANFGKFFSKVVWINTSKKQQLLNIKRKKVKNDIKLKNQALNTGKIQFYDVKISNRKWKKPGFFLKFFSKIFK, encoded by the coding sequence ATGTTCTATAAAATTTGTTTTTTTGATCTTGATGGCACACTTTTAGATATTGGCAGGGGTAGAAAAGCATGAATTTCAAAGAAAAATTCGGATGCTGTTAGAAAATTAGCAAATAAATGTATCATTGTAATTTCAACAGGAAGAAAATTTAATTCCAAAGTTGCCCTTATTGGTAGACAAATTAAGGCAAAATTTTATATTTGTCAAAATGGTGCTGAAATTTTTGATAAAAATTTTAGCACACTTTTTAAAACTGGAATTAAACAAGAAATTATTAGTAAAATTATTGAAATTACAAAAAGATTTAATTTTGTAATTTCATTTAACTCGAAAGTATTTTTTTTCAAAAATTTGTTTATAAAATTTTTGAACTTTTTTTTAAAAAGTTTCGATTTTAGACCATTTAGGCAAATTTTGGTCCCTGAAAATGTTAGAAAAATTTTGATTTTTTCGGTTAATATTTGAAAAATTAAGAAATTTGCTTACGTTTTAGAAAAAATATTTTCTGATAATCTTCAAATTTGCCTGATTAGAAAATTTAGAGTTATCGAAATTACGGATATTAGCGCTTCAAAAGGAAAAGCAGTCGAATTTATCACTAAATTTAGCAATATTTCTTTAGATTATGCCTTACATATTGGTGATTCCGAAAATGATATTTCAACAAAAAAAATTGTAAAAATGTTAATAATTATGCAATCAGGTGCAAAAAATGCTAAAAAAAATGCTGATTTTATCGGTTATAAACGAAAATTTGGGGTTGCAAAAGTAATTAATAATTTCATTCTAGAGCCAAAATCTGCGGCAATTGTTGGTAAATACGGCAGTGGGAAGACAACTTTTTTGAAGAAAGTTGAAAAATTTGGTTATTCTGTCTTATATACAGATGAATTTTTTCATAATTGTTATTTAGCTAGCGGAGAATGTTTTAAAATAATCAAGAAAATCAGACCAGATTTTATTAATGAAAATATCGTTAATAAGAATAAAATTCGTAATTTTATGTTAAAAAGTAAGCAAAATCGCGATCTGATCGAAAAATCAATATACCCTTTTTTAGAAAATCATTTAAGCAAAAATCATTATCATTTTGTTGAAATACCGAATTTATGAACAAAGAATGCAAATTTCGGCAAATTTTTTTCAAAGGTGGTTTGAATTAATACCAGTAAAAAACAACAACTTTTAAACATTAAAAGAAAAAAAGTCAAAAACGATATTAAATTAAAAAATCAGGCCCTAAACACGGGCAAAATTCAATTTTACGATGTCAAAATCTCCAATCGAAAATGGAAAAAACCGGGATTTTTCCTAAAATTTTTTTCTAAAATTTTTAAATAA